One Drosophila willistoni isolate 14030-0811.24 chromosome 2R unlocalized genomic scaffold, UCI_dwil_1.1 Seg167, whole genome shotgun sequence DNA segment encodes these proteins:
- the LOC6642673 gene encoding UDP-glucosyltransferase 2: MAFNPSQILLLALAGAVLIGGSQSANILGIFTSISPSHLIIQMSMVKVLAENGHNVTVITTLKPVVNHPNITVIRIPLTPEEEKQLTQMITGMTNQESKNMIYTMYRIATQMTLVFDKMESVMIDQRVKDLYENQDNRFDLVFLGFFMNNYQLGLAQKLKAPVVIAASVPPSEIMNYLIGNPAELAYVPTFQIAVEKNQGMTFGQRLKNYIASLGSSVFVTYLENKNGKIYNSHFGNDPEMPSYEDLKKNVSLVFFASHGISEGPIRPNVPAAIEVGGIQIKDKPDPLPQNMEKFLNEAKHGAVLLSLGSNVKSSLLKPEIVQKIFSVLSKLKHNVIWKWEDLENTPGKSANILYSKWVPQDDILAHPNLKLFITHAGKGGITEAQYHGKPMLALPVFGDQPANAESMVKAGFGVSLELLTLEEEAFEESLLEVLKNPKYAQAVGTFSSLYRDRPLSARQNVLYWSEYVIRHRGAPHLQSPVVHMGVIAANNLDIYLLLAGILLISLLLLKVFIKFVCRKINAGKSQKIKKH; this comes from the exons ATGGCATTTAATCCGAGTCAAATTTTGCTGTTAGCCCTGGCAGGGGCAGTTCTTATTGGCGGTAGTCAAAGTGCAAATATATTGGGAATATTTACAAGTATAAGTCCTTCCCACCTGATTATTCAGATGTCAATGGTAAAGGTTTTAGCAGAAAATGGACACAATGTGACAGTCATAACGACTCTGAAACCGGTTGTAAATCATCCAAATATCACAGTCATACGTATTCCACTTACcccagaagaagaaaaacaactaACCCAGATGATTACAGGCATGACAAATCAGGAGTCAAAAAATATGATTTACACAATGTATCGAATTGCCACGCAAATGACCTTAGTATTTGATAAAATGGAATCTGTAATGATTGATCAGAGAGTAAAGGATTTGTATGAGAATCAAGATAATCGATTTGATCTTGTCTTTTTGGGATTCTTTATGAATAACTATCAATTAGGATTAGCTCAAAAGCTGAAGGCTCCTGTGGTCATTGCTGCTTCAGTGCCCCCATCAGAGATTATGAACTATTTGATTGGTAATCCAGCGGAGTTGGCATATGTCCCTACATTTCAAATTGCTGTAGAAAAAAATCAAGGGATGACATTCGGTCAGAGACTTAAGAACTATATAGCAAGTTTGGGTTCTTCCGTTTTTGTGACATAcctagaaaataaaaatggaaaaatctACAA TTCACACTTTGGAAATGATCCTGAGATGCCCAGCTATGAGGATTTGAAAAAGAATGTGTCCCTTGTGTTCTTTGCTTCTCATGGTATTAGTGAAGGACCCATTCGACCAAATGTTCCTGCTGCTATTGAAGTCGGTGGCATTCAGATTAAGGATAAGCCCGATCCTTTGCCACAGAATATGGAAAAGTTCTTAAATGAAGCGAAGCACGGAGCCGTTCTATTGAGCTTAGGGTCAAATGTAAAGAGCTCCCTGTTAAAACCCGAAATTGTCCAGAAGATTTTTAGTGTTCTGTCAAAACTTAAACATAATGTGATCTGGAAATGGGAAGACTTAGAAAACACTCCCGGAAAGTCTGCAAATATACTCTATTCCAAATGGGTACCTCAAGATGATATTCTGGCTCATCCTAATCTAAAGTTATTTATTACCCATGCCGGCAAAGGAGGCATTACTGAGGCTCAGTATCATGGAAAGCCCATGTTGGCTCTTCCAGTATTCGGCGATCAACCTGCTAATGCTGAATCAATGGTTAAAGCGGGCTTTGGCGTCTCCTTGGAATTATTAACTTTAGAAGAGGAAGCTTTTGAAGAATCTTTACTGGAGGTGCttaaaaatccaaaatatGCACAAGCAGTTGGCACATTTTCATCCCTCTATAGAGATCGTCCTCTGAGTGCTCGGCAAAATGTTCTCTATTGGTCGGAATATGTGATACGTCATCGTGGTGCGCCTCATTTGCAGAGCCCCGTGGTGCATATGGGTGTGATAGCCGCTAATAATTtagatatttatttattattagcAGGCATTTTGCTTATCTCGTTGCTACTCctaaaagtttttattaaatttgtttgtagGAAGATCAATGCAGGAAAGTctcaaaaaattaagaaacatTGA
- the LOC6642674 gene encoding UDP-glycosyltransferase UGT5, with translation MAPNPCQILLLALSGAVLIGGSQCANILGIFTSVSPSHLIIQMSTIRVLAEKGHNVTVITTLKPTVTHPNINLIQVPLTREEENILNEILAEMTRADNKNFVLNMISMFHQTGFIFDKLESVMFDQKIKNLYENTDNKFDLVLLGYFMNGYQLGLARKLKAPVIIVETILPSVMLSDIIGNPNELPYVPEFTLSVDKGKPMTFSQRLENVFSNLAFKVALFLQESRNEKVYKSLYGDDPAMPSYEQMKKNVSLIFFTSHGISEGPIRPNVPGAVEIGGIQIKDDPDTLPKNMENFLNEAKHGAILLSLGSNMKSSFLRPDLVQKMFYVLSKLKQNVIWKWEDLEKTPGKSANILYSKWVPQDDILAHPNLKLFITHAGKGGITEAQYHGKSMLALPIFGDQPANAESMVKAGFGITLNLVTLEEESFNESLLELLENPKYAQAVGTFSSLYRDRPLSARESVLYWSEYVIRHRGAPHLQSPVVHMGFIASNNLDIYLLVVIILLISLLLLKILIKFIYKKLINKSQKGKKE, from the exons ATGGCACCAAATCCTTGCCAAATCTTATTGTTGGCCCTGTCAGGGGCGGTTCTTATTGGCGGTAGTCAATGTGCAAATATACTAGGAATATTCACAAGTGTGAGTCCTTCCCATCTGATTATTCAGATGTCGACAATAAGGGTTTTAGCTGAAAAAGGACATAATGTGACAGTTATAACAACACTGAAACCAACAGTAACTCATCCAAACATAAATTTAATACAAGTTCCTCTAACCCGGGAAGAGGAAAACAtattaaacgaaattttagCTGAGATGACAAGAGCCGACAACAAAAATTTCGTCCTCAATATGATCAGCATGTTCCATCAAACTGGCTTCATTTTTGATAAATTGGAATCAGTAATGTTTGACCAGAAAATCAAGAATCTGTACGAGAATACAgataataaatttgatttagtTCTTCTTGGCTACTTCATGAACGGCTATCAATTGGGATTGGCCCGGAAACTTAAGGCTCCAGTCATAATTGTCGAAACAATACTACCATCAGTGATGCTCAGTGATATAATAGGTAATCCAAATGAGTTGCCATATGTTCCAGAATTTACTTTATCTGTCGACAAGGGCAAGCCAATGACGTTTTCACAGCGActggaaaatgttttttcaaaTCTGGCCTTCAAAGTAGCCTTATTTCTCCAGGAGAGCAGAAATGAAAAAGTCTACaa GTCACTTTATGGCGATGATCCTGCGATGCCCAGCTATGAACAGATGAAAAAGAATGTGTCCCTCATATTCTTTACCTCTCATGGTATAAGTGAAGGACCCATTCGTCCAAATGTTCCTGGTGCTGTTGAAATTGGTGGCATTCAAATCAAAGATGACCCCGATACTTTGCCAAAGAATATGGAAAATTTCCTAAATGAAGCTAAGCATGGAGCTATTCTATTGAGTTTAGGATCAAATATGAAAAGCTCTTTTTTAAGACCAGACCTTgtacaaaaaatgttttatgttCTATCAAAACTTAAACAGAATGTGATCTGGAAATGGGAAGATTTAGAGAAAACTCCCGGAAAGTCTGCTAATATACTCTATTCCAAATGGGTACCGCAAGATGATATTCTGGCTCATCCTAATCTAAAGTTATTTATTACCCATGCCGGCAAAGGAGGCATTACTGAGGCTCAGTATCATGGAAAGTCCATGTTGGCTCTTCCAATTTTCGGCGATCAACCTGCTAATGCTGAATCAATGGTCAAAGCTGGCTTTGGCATTACTCTGAATTTAGTTACTTTAGAGGAGGAATCCTTCAATGAATCTCTGCTGGAGTTGCTGGAGAATCCTAAATATGCACAAGCAGTTGGCACATTTTCGTCCCTCTATAGAGATCGTCCTTTGAGTGCACGGGAAAGTGTTCTCTATTGGTCGGAATATGTGATACGTCATCGTGGTGCGCCTCATTTGCAGAGCCCCGTGGTGCATATGGGTTTCATAGCATCTAATAATTtagatatttatttattagtaGTCATAATTTTACTTATTTCGTTGCTACTGctaaaaattttgattaagtttatttaTAAGAAATTGATAAACAAGTCCCAAAAAGGGAAGAAGGAATaa
- the LOC6642485 gene encoding UDP-glycosyltransferase UGT5 — protein MAANRGQILQLALIGAILIGSAQSANILGLFTSISPSHLIIQMSTVKVLAENGHNVTVLTTLKPKVTHPNINVIQVPLTPEEDKELTAMLADMTKADNKNLVLNLFRIFGQRNFIFEKMVSVMFDQKVKDLYENQDNKFDLVFVGFFMNSYQLGLARKLQAPVVITAPMPPSLMLNVLIGNPNEITYVPSFTLAVEKGKPMTFKQRLISFASHLAFNMALYIQESRNGKIYKSLYGDDPAMPSYEDLKRNVSLIFMASHGISEGPIRPNVPGAVEIGGIQIKDKPDPLPQNLEKFLNEAKQGAILLSLGSNVKGSFLKPEIVQRMFNVLSKLKQKVIWKWEDLENTPGKSANILYSKWVPQDDILAHPNLKLFITHAGKGGITEAQYHGKPMLALPIFGDQAGNAGSMVKAGFGVSLDLLTLEEDSFNESLLEVLENPKYAQAVGTFSSLYRDRPLSARESVLYWSEYVIRHRGAPHLQSPVVHMGFIAANNLDVYLLVVIILLISLLLLKVSIKFIYKKLMKKSQKVKKQ, from the exons ATGGCAGCGAATAGGGGTCAAATTTTGCAGTTAGCTCTGATAGGGGCAATTTTAATCGGTAGTGCTCAAAGTGCAAATATATTGGGACTATTCACAAGTATAAGTCCTTCCCATCTGATCATTCAGATGTCGACAGTTAAAGTTCTAGCAGAAAATGGACATAATGTCACCGTTCTAACAACACTAAAACCCAAAGTAACTCATCCTAATATAAATGTGATACAAGTTCCTCTTACCCCGGAAGAGGACAAGGAACTAACCGCAATGTTAGCTGATATGACAAAGGCcgacaacaaaaatttagttCTGAATTTGTTCCGCATCTTCGGACAAAGGAATTTcatttttgagaaaatggtATCAGTAATGTTTGACCAGAAAGTCAAGGATTTATACGAGAATCAAGacaataaatttgatttagtCTTCGTGGGCTTCTTCATGAACAGCTATCAATTGGGATTGGCACGAAAACTACAGGCTCCTGTCGTGATTACCGCTCCAATGCCACCATCATTAATGCTCAACGTACTGATAGGTAATCCAAATGAGATTACATATGTCCCATCATTTACTTTGGCTGTGGAGAAGGGCAAGCCGATGACATTCAAACAACGACTGATAAGCTTTGCATCCCATCTGGCTTTCAACATGGCCCTTTATATCCAGGAGAGCAGAAATGGTAAAATTTACAA GTCACTCTATGGCGATGATCCTGCCATGCCCAGCTATGAGGATTTAAAGAGAAATGTGTCCCTCATATTCATGGCCTCGCATGGTATTAGTGAAGGACCAATTCGACCAAATGTTCCTGGTGCTGTTGAAATTGGTGGCATTCAGATCAAGGATAAGCCCGATCCTTTGCCTCAAAATTTGGAAAAGTTCCTAAATGAAGCAAAACAGGGAGCAATTCTATTAAGTTTGGGTTCCAACGTAAAGGGCTCATTCCTAAAACCCGAGATTGTCCAGAGGATGTTCAACGTTCTGTCAAAGCTGAAACAGAAAGTGATATGGAAATGGGAAGATTTAGAAAACACTCCCGGAAAGTCTGCTAATATACTCTATTCCAAATGGGTACCGCAAGATGATATTCTGGCTCATCCTAATCTAAAGTTATTTATTACCCATGCCGGCAAAGGAGGCATTACTGAGGCTCAGTATCATGGAAAGCCCATGTTGGCTCTTCCCATTTTCGGCGATCAAGCGGGTAATGCTGGCTCAATGGTGAAAGCGGGCTTCGGTGTTTCCTTGGACTTATTAACTTTAGAAGAGGACTCCTTTAACGAATCCCTGTTAGAGGTGCTTGAAAATCCTAAATATGCACAAGCAGTTGGCACGTTTTCGTCCCTCTATAGAGATCGTCCTTTGAGTGCACGGGAAAGTGTTCTCTATTGGTCGGAATATGTGATACGTCATCGTGGTGCGCCTCATTTGCAGAGCCCCGTGGTGCATATGGGTTTCATAGCCGCCAATAATTTAGATGTTTATTTATTAGTAGTCATCATTTTGCTTATATCGTTGCTACTGCTAAAAGTTTCAATTAAGTTTATTTATAAGAAATTGATGAAGAAGTCCCAAAAAGTGAAAAAGCAATGA
- the LOC6642486 gene encoding UDP-glycosyltransferase UGT5 has protein sequence MKQVLLLLLGLISTSQSANILGIFTCPMPSHSIVQMSVAKALAEKGHNVTILTTVDPVIKHKNFNVIHIPLSPEDARYFKELFGSLGKTDTDGVLGFFLRGAKYLKFSIVKMFDALRDPRVKDLYVNKGNKFDLVICPYLTNNFQLGLAHKLKAPIISLTTLQPFEFLGSIVANPRELSYVPAMNVGVEKGAIMTFSQRIKTLAMSWGYRLWDAIENVENKKRYNFLYGDDPTMPRFEDLPKNISLMFFNSHGLSEGPIRPNLPGVIEIGGIQIKDTPDPLPKNIAEFLDDAREGAILLSLGSNIQSDHLQSDTVKKMFSVLSKLKLKVIWKWDKLEHIPGNSSNILYSKWLPQDDILAHPNIKLFITHAGRGGISEASYHGKPMLALPMFGDQQGNAGSMVKQGFGLSLKLLELKEKTFQNTINEILQNSQYKENVENFSKLYRDRPLTARQSVIYWTEYVMRYHGAKHLQSPLVHMDFIAANNLDIYGILGVSVAFVLYLIYLFVKNICRKVKSIKKIKTN, from the exons ATGAAGCAAGTTCTTCTTCTCTTGCTGGGGTTGATCTCAACCAGTCAAAGTGCCAATATTTTGGGAATTTTCACCTGTCCGATGCCGTCGCATTCCATAGTGCAAATGTCGGTGGCAAAAGCTCTGGCAGAAAAAGGACATAATGTCACAATACTGACAACTGTCGATCCTGTCATCAAGCATAAGAACTTTAATGTGATACATATACCTTTGTCACCAGAGGATGCAAGATATTTTAAGGAATTGTTTGGAAGTCTGGGAAAGACAGATACCGATGGCgttttaggtttttttctGCGAGGAGCCAAATACCTTAAATTTAGTATAGTCAAAATGTTTGATGCTCTCAGAGATCCGCGAGTTAAAGATTTGTACGTGAATAAGGGAAACAAATTCGATTTGGTAATATGCCCTTACCTAACTAATAATTTTCAACTGGGTTTGGCTCATAAATTAAAAGCCCCAATAATTTCCCTTACGACGCTGCAACCATTCGAATTCTTAGGCAGCATCGTGGCCAATCCCCGTGAGTTGTCTTATGTTCCCGCCATGAATGTCGGAGTAGAAAAAGGTGCGATTATGACATTCTCACAACGGATCAAGACCCTAGCCATGAGCTGGGGATACCGTTTATGGGATGCGATAGAAAAcgttgaaaataaaaagcgtTACAA tTTTCTTTATGGTGATGATCCTACCATGCCTCGCTTTGAAGATTTACCAAAGAATATTTCGTTAATGTTCTTCAATTCTCATGGTCTCAGTGAAGGACCAATTAGACCCAATCTGCCTGGAGTAATTGAGATTGGAGGCATACAAATCAAAGACACACCAGATCCCTTACCAAAAAATATTGCCGAATTTCTAGATGATGCCAGAGAAGGAGCTATCCTCTTGAGTTTAGGTTCCAACATTCAATCTGATCACTTACAATCAGATAccgtaaaaaaaatgttcagtGTTCTATCGAAACTTAAATTGAAAGTCATCTGGAAGTGGGATAAATTGGAGCACATACCTGGAAATTCCTCGAATATATTGTATTCCAAATGGTTACCCCAAGATGATATATTGGCCCATCCGAATATCAAATTATTCATCACTCATGCGGGCAGGGGAGGCATCTCTGAGGCTTCTTATCATGGCAAACCAATGTTGGCTTTACCCATGTTTGGTGATCAACAGGGAAATGCTGGCTCAATGGTCAAACAAGGATTTGGATTAAGCCTCAAATTGTTGGAGTTGAAAGAGAAGACATTTCAAAATACTATCAATGAGATTTTGCAGAATTCTCAATACAAAGAAAATGTGGAAAACTTCTCAAAACTTTATAGAGATCGTCCGCTAACTGCTCGACAAAGTGTGATCTATTGGACTGAGTATGTCATGAGATATCATGGTGCGAAGCATTTGCAAAGTCCTTTGGTGCACATGGACTTTATAGCTGCCAATAATTTGGATATTTATGGAATACTGGGAGTTTCGGTAGCTTTTGTTTTATATCTCATTTACTTATttgtaaaaaatatttgtagaaAAGTGAAATCAATTAAGAAAATTAAGACAAATTAA